In Paraburkholderia bryophila, a single genomic region encodes these proteins:
- a CDS encoding Tim44 domain-containing protein encodes MSDSGVLSPRKVKRSLVRRIGLIAMVGLIVAGSLASLDAEARRMGGGRSIGRQSNTVQQQSAPSSPSQSNQAMQQRAQPAPAPSPAAAAAPNRSRWLGPIAGLAAGLGIAALLSHFGLGGAFAGAMANMIVIAVLAMIGIWLVRRFMNRKRDTAQPAYAGASPSLNAGNTGYAPQEPRYSAPPTGSYLEPQGNPLNTPTINPAPAVPAGFDSDAFLRNAKVYFVRLQAAWDVGNTEDIREFTTPEMFAEVKVDLSSRGSEANQTDIVQLNAEMLGVEERANEYFASVRFSGLIREAPGAAAEPFVEVWNLSKANRAGEGWLLAGIQQVAQH; translated from the coding sequence ATGTCCGATTCAGGTGTGTTATCTCCCCGTAAGGTTAAGCGGTCGCTGGTGAGAAGAATCGGACTGATCGCGATGGTCGGTCTGATCGTGGCCGGCTCCCTCGCTTCGCTCGATGCGGAAGCTCGCCGCATGGGCGGTGGCCGTAGTATTGGCCGTCAGTCGAACACGGTTCAGCAGCAATCCGCCCCCTCGTCGCCTTCCCAAAGCAATCAGGCCATGCAGCAGCGTGCGCAGCCGGCTCCGGCGCCTTCGCCGGCCGCCGCCGCCGCGCCTAACCGCTCGCGCTGGCTTGGACCGATCGCCGGCCTGGCGGCCGGTCTGGGTATCGCCGCGCTGCTGTCGCACTTTGGTCTGGGCGGCGCGTTTGCCGGCGCTATGGCCAATATGATCGTGATCGCGGTGCTGGCCATGATCGGCATCTGGCTGGTGCGTCGCTTCATGAACCGCAAGCGCGACACGGCGCAACCGGCGTACGCCGGCGCTTCGCCGTCGCTGAATGCCGGCAACACCGGCTACGCGCCGCAGGAACCGCGCTACAGCGCGCCGCCCACCGGTTCGTATCTCGAGCCGCAAGGCAACCCGCTGAATACGCCGACCATCAACCCGGCGCCGGCTGTACCGGCTGGTTTCGATTCGGACGCGTTCCTGCGTAACGCCAAGGTGTACTTCGTGCGACTCCAAGCCGCATGGGACGTCGGCAATACGGAAGACATCCGCGAATTCACCACGCCGGAAATGTTCGCCGAAGTGAAGGTGGATCTGTCCTCGCGCGGTTCGGAGGCTAACCAGACGGACATCGTCCAGTTGAACGCCGAGATGCTGGGCGTCGAAGAGCGCGCGAACGAGTACTTCGCGAGCGTGCGCTTCTCCGGCCTGATCCGCGAAGCGCCAGGCGCGGCCGCGGAGCCGTTCGTCGAAGTGTGGAATCTGTCGAAGGCGAACCGTGCGGGCGAAGGCTGGCTGCTGGCCGGTATCCAGCAGGTCGCGCAGCACTGA
- the ubiE gene encoding bifunctional demethylmenaquinone methyltransferase/2-methoxy-6-polyprenyl-1,4-benzoquinol methylase UbiE, giving the protein MSKTHFGFQSVDEQDKAQKVAGVFHSVAANYDLMNDLMSGGMHRAWKLFTVAQANVRPGYKVLDIAGGTGDLSKAFAKRAGETGEVWHTDINESMLRVGRDRLLDKGVITPALLCDAEKIPFPDNYFDVVTVAFGLRNMTHKDIALAEMRRVLKPSGRLLVLEFSKVWDPLKKVYDVYSFKVLPWLGERFAKDAESYQYLAESIRMHPDQETLKTMMEQAGLDGVKYYNLSAGVVALHVGTKY; this is encoded by the coding sequence ATGAGCAAAACCCACTTCGGCTTTCAATCGGTCGACGAACAGGACAAAGCGCAGAAGGTGGCGGGCGTGTTCCACTCGGTTGCCGCCAACTACGACTTGATGAACGACCTGATGTCGGGCGGGATGCACCGGGCGTGGAAGCTGTTCACCGTCGCTCAGGCCAACGTGCGGCCGGGTTACAAGGTGCTCGACATCGCGGGCGGCACGGGCGATCTGTCGAAAGCCTTCGCGAAGCGGGCCGGCGAAACCGGCGAGGTCTGGCACACCGACATCAACGAATCGATGCTGCGCGTGGGCCGCGATCGTCTGCTGGACAAGGGGGTGATCACCCCGGCGCTGCTTTGCGACGCCGAGAAAATTCCCTTTCCGGACAACTACTTCGACGTGGTCACGGTGGCGTTCGGCTTGCGCAACATGACGCACAAGGATATCGCGCTGGCGGAAATGCGGCGCGTGCTGAAGCCGTCGGGGCGCCTGCTGGTGCTGGAATTCTCGAAGGTGTGGGATCCGCTCAAAAAAGTCTACGACGTCTATTCTTTTAAGGTGTTGCCGTGGTTGGGCGAACGCTTTGCGAAGGACGCCGAGAGCTATCAATACCTGGCGGAATCGATCCGGATGCATCCGGACCAGGAAACTTTAAAAACAATGATGGAACAAGCGGGCCTGGACGGCGTCAAATATTACAATTTGTCAGCTGGCGTGGTAGCTTTACATGTGGGGACCAAATACTAG
- a CDS encoding gamma-butyrobetaine hydroxylase-like domain-containing protein, whose translation MSGLTPDTPVPTGVVVHSKSRVLELQYANGEAYRLPFELLRVYSPSAEVQGHGPGQQTLQTGKRDVTITMIEGVGNYALQPTFSDGHATGIYSWDQLYDMAVHQDELWAAYLAKLEAAGVDRDTPMIPSGAAHGHCH comes from the coding sequence ATGAGCGGACTGACCCCCGATACACCTGTGCCGACCGGCGTGGTCGTGCATTCCAAATCGCGTGTGCTCGAATTGCAGTACGCAAACGGCGAAGCGTACCGGCTGCCGTTCGAGTTGTTGCGCGTGTATTCGCCGTCGGCGGAAGTGCAGGGCCACGGGCCCGGCCAGCAAACCCTGCAGACCGGCAAGCGCGACGTGACGATCACCATGATCGAAGGCGTCGGCAACTATGCGCTGCAGCCGACTTTCTCCGACGGGCACGCTACCGGTATCTATTCGTGGGACCAGTTGTACGACATGGCGGTGCATCAGGATGAACTCTGGGCCGCCTATCTCGCCAAACTGGAGGCAGCCGGCGTCGACCGGGATACGCCGATGATTCCATCCGGCGCTGCGCATGGGCACTGTCACTGA
- a CDS encoding HIT family protein: MDCVFCREDGGDVLWQDDTLRVVLADEHDYPGFCRVIWNNHVVEFSDLADGDRDRVMKAVYAVERATRRVMQPVKVNLASLGNQVPHVHWHVIPRFSNDAHFPLPIWAPRQRTVSEAMLSSRRAQATLLREAVRQEIEQALG; encoded by the coding sequence ATGGACTGCGTTTTTTGCCGCGAAGACGGTGGCGATGTGCTGTGGCAGGACGACACCCTGCGTGTCGTCCTCGCCGACGAACATGATTACCCGGGCTTCTGCCGGGTGATCTGGAACAACCATGTGGTCGAATTCTCGGATCTCGCCGACGGCGACCGCGATCGCGTGATGAAGGCCGTGTACGCGGTCGAACGCGCGACGCGGCGCGTCATGCAGCCGGTCAAGGTGAATCTCGCGAGCCTCGGCAACCAGGTGCCGCACGTGCACTGGCACGTGATTCCGCGTTTTTCGAACGACGCGCATTTCCCTCTGCCCATCTGGGCGCCGCGTCAGCGCACGGTGTCCGAAGCGATGCTGTCGTCGCGCCGCGCGCAGGCTACGTTGCTGCGCGAAGCGGTGCGTCAGGAAATCGAACAGGCATTGGGTTGA
- a CDS encoding DUF3683 domain-containing protein gives MNAPQVFDPHGAATAVAADPEARLREIPYNYTSFSDREIVIRLLGDDAWAVLAELRAERRTGRSARMLYEVLGDIWVVRRNPYLQDDMLDNPKRRAQLIEALHHRLTEIDKRRRADLTAHGDEAGVDRAARVDTLVQAARRAVDDFKSEFQKTYDLRRRATKVLGKVTEKDNIKFDGLSRVSHVTDATDWRVEYPFVVLTPDTEAEIAGMIKACFELGLTVIPRGGGTGYTGGAVPLTPFSAVINTEKLEQLGAVEMTELPGVDRKVATIFSGAGVVTRRVTEAAEQAGFVFAVDPTSLDASCVGGNVAMNAGGKKAVLWGTALDNLAWWRMVDPEGNWLEVTRLDHNMGKIHDIEVARFRLDWFDGNYAPGEKLLRTEALDIKGRVFRKEGLGKDVTDKFLAGLPGVQKEGCDGLITSARWVLHKMPAHTRTVCLEFFGQAREAIPSIVEIKDYLFETSKQGGAILAGLEHLDERYLRAVGYATKSKRNAFPKMVLIGDIVGDDADAVAQATSEVVRMANGKSGEGFVAVNAEARKRFWLDRSRTAAIAKHTNAFKINEDVVIPLNRMGEYTDGIERINIELSIKNKLQLVDALEAFFKAGKLPLGKSDDANEIPSAELLEDRVQQALDLMKRVRTRWEFLRDKLDLSVREAQHYLVGLGYEALTEKFADRADAQPDATVFHITQDRTIRVSWKQEIRAELRQIFNGGEFKPILEEAQAIHKKVLRGRVFVALHMHAGDGNVHTNLPVNSDNYEMLQDAHKAVARIMKLARSLDGVISGEHGIGITKLEFLTDEEIGEFRAYKQRVDPHGRFNAGKLLEGADLRNAYTPSFGLMGYESLIMQQSDIGAISESIKDCLRCGKCKPVCATHVPRANLLYSPRNKILATSLLVEAFLYEEQTRRGVSIKHWDEFNDVADHCTVCHKCVTPCPVKIDFGDVTMNMRNLLRKMGKKKFNPGNAAGMFFLNATNPQTINLARTAMMGIGYKAQRLGNEVLKKFAKKQTAHPPATVGKPPVTQQVIHFMNKKMPGNLPKKTARALLDIEDNKIVPIIRNPKTTTADTEAVFYFPGCGSERLFSQVGLATQAMLWEAGVQTVLPPGYLCCGYPQRGSGQFDKAEQIVTDNRVLFHRVANTLNYLDIKTVVVSCGTCYDQLAGYEFEKIFPGCRIIDIHEFLLEKGIKLEGVNGVRYMYHDPCHSPIKTMDPVKLVNDLMGSEKDGYKIEKNDRCCGESGTLAVTRPDISTQVRFRKEEEMRKGAAKLRGIPLVAEAGANGINPANASAGSAGAPDGSVLKAGDGPQPNGATEVKILTSCPSCLQGLSRYNADAGTEADYIVVEMARHVLGVDWMSDYVQRANNGGIERVLV, from the coding sequence ATGAACGCACCTCAAGTTTTCGATCCGCACGGGGCCGCCACTGCGGTGGCCGCCGATCCCGAAGCGCGTCTGCGCGAAATTCCTTATAACTACACGTCGTTTTCCGACCGTGAAATCGTTATTCGTCTGCTAGGCGACGACGCCTGGGCGGTGCTCGCCGAATTGCGCGCGGAACGCCGCACCGGCCGCTCGGCACGGATGCTGTACGAAGTGCTCGGCGATATCTGGGTCGTGCGCCGCAATCCGTATCTGCAAGACGACATGCTCGACAATCCGAAGCGTCGCGCGCAGTTGATCGAAGCGTTGCATCACCGCCTGACCGAGATCGACAAGCGCCGTCGCGCCGATCTGACGGCGCACGGCGACGAAGCCGGCGTGGACCGCGCCGCGCGCGTCGACACGCTGGTGCAGGCCGCGCGCCGCGCGGTCGACGATTTCAAGAGCGAATTCCAGAAGACTTACGACCTGCGTCGCCGCGCGACCAAGGTGCTCGGCAAGGTCACGGAAAAAGACAACATCAAGTTCGACGGTTTGTCCCGCGTTTCGCACGTGACCGACGCGACCGACTGGCGCGTCGAATACCCGTTCGTCGTGCTGACGCCGGATACCGAAGCCGAAATCGCCGGCATGATCAAGGCGTGTTTCGAACTCGGTCTGACCGTGATTCCGCGCGGAGGCGGCACGGGTTACACCGGCGGCGCGGTGCCGCTCACGCCGTTCTCGGCCGTGATCAACACCGAAAAGCTCGAACAGCTCGGCGCGGTCGAGATGACCGAACTGCCGGGGGTCGACCGTAAAGTCGCGACGATTTTCTCCGGCGCGGGCGTGGTCACGCGTCGCGTGACCGAGGCGGCCGAGCAGGCCGGCTTCGTGTTCGCGGTCGACCCGACTTCGCTGGACGCGTCGTGCGTGGGCGGTAACGTGGCGATGAACGCGGGCGGCAAGAAGGCGGTGTTGTGGGGCACGGCGCTCGACAATCTGGCCTGGTGGCGCATGGTCGACCCGGAAGGCAACTGGCTCGAAGTCACGCGTCTTGACCACAACATGGGCAAGATTCACGACATCGAAGTCGCGCGTTTCCGGCTCGACTGGTTCGACGGTAACTACGCGCCGGGCGAAAAGCTGCTGCGTACCGAGGCGCTCGACATCAAGGGCCGCGTGTTCCGTAAGGAAGGTCTCGGCAAGGACGTCACGGATAAATTCCTCGCCGGTTTGCCGGGCGTGCAGAAAGAAGGCTGCGACGGGCTGATCACGTCCGCGCGCTGGGTGCTGCACAAGATGCCCGCGCATACGCGCACCGTCTGCCTCGAATTCTTCGGCCAGGCGCGCGAAGCGATTCCGAGCATCGTCGAAATCAAGGACTACCTGTTCGAAACGTCGAAGCAGGGCGGCGCGATTCTCGCCGGCCTCGAACACCTCGACGAACGCTATCTGCGCGCGGTCGGCTACGCGACCAAGAGCAAGCGCAACGCGTTTCCGAAGATGGTGCTGATCGGCGACATCGTCGGCGACGATGCGGACGCGGTGGCGCAAGCCACCTCGGAAGTGGTGCGCATGGCCAACGGCAAGAGCGGCGAAGGCTTCGTCGCGGTCAATGCGGAGGCGCGCAAGCGTTTCTGGCTCGACCGCAGCCGCACCGCCGCGATCGCCAAGCACACCAACGCGTTCAAGATCAACGAAGACGTGGTGATTCCGCTGAACCGGATGGGCGAGTACACGGACGGCATCGAGCGGATCAACATCGAACTGTCGATCAAGAACAAGCTGCAACTGGTCGACGCGCTCGAAGCGTTCTTCAAGGCCGGCAAGCTGCCGCTCGGCAAGAGCGACGACGCGAACGAAATTCCGAGCGCCGAGCTGCTCGAAGACCGTGTGCAGCAGGCGCTCGATCTGATGAAGCGCGTGCGCACCCGCTGGGAATTCCTGCGCGACAAGCTCGATCTGTCGGTGCGCGAGGCGCAGCACTATCTGGTCGGTCTCGGCTACGAAGCGCTGACGGAGAAGTTTGCCGACCGCGCCGACGCGCAGCCGGACGCGACCGTGTTCCACATCACGCAGGACCGGACGATCCGCGTGTCGTGGAAGCAGGAAATCCGCGCCGAGTTGCGGCAGATCTTCAACGGCGGCGAGTTCAAGCCGATCCTCGAAGAAGCCCAGGCGATCCACAAGAAGGTGTTGCGTGGCCGCGTGTTCGTCGCGCTGCACATGCACGCGGGCGACGGCAACGTTCACACCAACCTGCCGGTCAATTCCGACAACTACGAGATGCTGCAGGACGCCCACAAGGCGGTTGCACGCATCATGAAGCTGGCGCGTTCGCTCGACGGCGTGATTTCCGGCGAGCACGGTATCGGCATTACCAAGCTTGAATTCCTGACCGATGAGGAAATCGGCGAATTCCGCGCTTATAAACAGCGTGTCGATCCGCATGGCCGCTTCAACGCGGGCAAGCTGCTCGAAGGCGCCGATCTGCGCAACGCCTACACGCCGAGCTTCGGCCTGATGGGCTACGAGTCGTTGATCATGCAACAGTCCGACATCGGCGCGATTTCCGAGTCGATCAAGGACTGCCTGCGTTGCGGCAAGTGCAAGCCGGTGTGCGCGACCCACGTGCCGCGCGCGAACCTGCTGTACAGCCCGCGCAACAAGATTCTCGCTACCTCGTTGCTGGTCGAGGCGTTCCTGTACGAAGAGCAGACCCGCCGCGGCGTGTCGATCAAGCACTGGGACGAATTCAACGACGTCGCCGATCACTGCACCGTCTGTCACAAATGCGTGACGCCGTGTCCGGTGAAGATCGACTTCGGCGACGTGACCATGAACATGCGCAATCTGCTGCGCAAAATGGGCAAGAAGAAGTTCAATCCGGGCAACGCGGCCGGCATGTTCTTCCTCAACGCGACCAATCCGCAGACCATCAACCTCGCGCGTACCGCGATGATGGGCATCGGCTACAAGGCGCAGCGCCTCGGCAACGAAGTGCTGAAGAAGTTCGCGAAGAAGCAGACGGCGCACCCGCCGGCGACCGTCGGCAAGCCGCCGGTCACGCAGCAGGTGATCCACTTCATGAACAAGAAGATGCCGGGCAACCTGCCGAAGAAAACCGCGCGCGCGTTGCTCGATATCGAGGACAACAAGATCGTCCCGATCATCCGCAATCCGAAGACGACTACGGCCGACACGGAAGCGGTGTTCTACTTCCCGGGCTGCGGTTCCGAGCGGCTGTTCTCGCAGGTGGGTCTCGCCACGCAAGCCATGTTGTGGGAAGCGGGCGTGCAAACCGTGCTGCCGCCGGGCTATCTGTGCTGCGGTTATCCGCAGCGCGGCTCGGGCCAGTTCGACAAGGCCGAACAGATCGTCACGGATAACCGCGTGCTGTTCCACCGTGTGGCCAACACGCTGAACTACCTCGACATCAAGACGGTCGTGGTGTCGTGCGGCACGTGCTACGACCAGCTCGCCGGCTACGAATTCGAGAAGATCTTCCCGGGCTGCCGGATCATCGACATCCACGAATTCCTGCTGGAGAAGGGTATCAAGCTCGAAGGCGTGAACGGCGTGCGCTACATGTATCACGACCCGTGCCACTCGCCGATCAAGACGATGGACCCGGTCAAGCTCGTCAATGATCTGATGGGTTCGGAGAAAGACGGCTACAAGATCGAGAAGAACGATCGTTGCTGTGGCGAATCCGGCACGCTGGCGGTGACGCGCCCCGACATTTCGACGCAGGTCCGCTTCCGCAAGGAAGAGGAGATGCGCAAGGGCGCGGCCAAGCTGCGCGGCATTCCGCTGGTGGCCGAAGCCGGCGCGAACGGGATCAATCCGGCCAATGCGTCGGCCGGCTCGGCGGGTGCGCCGGATGGCTCCGTGCTCAAGGCCGGCGACGGCCCGCAGCCGAACGGCGCCACCGAGGTGAAGATCCTGACGAGCTGCCCGTCCTGCCTGCAAGGGCTGTCGCGCTACAACGCCGACGCGGGCACCGAGGCGGACTACATCGTCGTCGAAATGGCACGCCACGTGCTGGGCGTTGACTGGATGTCCGACTACGTGCAACGGGCGAACAATGGCGGAATCGAGCGCGTGCTGGTTTAA
- the ilvA gene encoding threonine ammonia-lyase, biosynthetic, producing the protein MGRGDRLAAHRRKARAGTVGAIIDPFPSRKAHRATRMASHDYLKKTLTARVYDVARETELEHAPNLSARLRNPVYLKREDNQPVFSFKVRGAYNKMAHIPAEALERGVITASAGNHAQGVALSAARMGVKAIIVVPVTTPQLKVDAVRSHGGPTVEVVQFGESYSDAYGHAVKLQEERGLTFVHPFDDPYVIAGQGTVAMEILSQHQGQIHAIFVPIGGGGLAAGVAAYVKSVRPEIKVIGVQTDDSCAMAVSLKAGERVTLSEVGLFSDGTAVKLVGEETFRLCREYLDDVLLVNTDALCAAIKDVFQDTRSVLEPAGSLAVAGAKQYAEREGIENQTLIAITSGANMNFDRMRFVAERAEVGEAREAVFAVTIPEERGSFRRFCELLGTRSVTEFNYRIADANSAHIFVGVQIRNRSESAQIAGAFEAHGFATVDLTFDELSKQHIRYMVGGRSPLAHSERLFRFEFPERPGALMKFLSSMAPNWNISLFHYRNQGADYSSILVGIQVPESENPTFDQFLATLGYPNWEETRNPVYRLFLA; encoded by the coding sequence ATGGGCCGTGGGGACAGGCTTGCGGCGCATCGGCGGAAGGCCAGAGCCGGCACGGTTGGCGCTATCATTGACCCTTTCCCGTCCCGCAAAGCGCACCGCGCCACCCGCATGGCTTCCCACGACTATCTGAAGAAAACCCTGACCGCGCGCGTTTATGACGTGGCCCGCGAGACCGAACTCGAACACGCGCCGAATCTGTCGGCGCGTCTACGCAATCCGGTCTATCTGAAGCGCGAGGACAACCAGCCGGTGTTCTCGTTCAAGGTGCGCGGCGCGTACAACAAGATGGCGCACATTCCGGCGGAAGCGCTGGAGCGTGGGGTGATTACCGCATCGGCGGGCAATCATGCGCAGGGTGTGGCGCTGTCGGCGGCACGCATGGGGGTGAAGGCGATCATCGTCGTGCCGGTGACCACGCCGCAACTGAAGGTCGATGCAGTGCGCTCGCATGGCGGGCCGACTGTCGAGGTGGTGCAGTTCGGCGAGTCGTACAGCGACGCTTATGGCCACGCGGTGAAGTTGCAGGAAGAGCGTGGATTGACCTTCGTGCATCCGTTCGACGATCCGTATGTGATCGCCGGACAGGGCACTGTCGCGATGGAAATTCTGAGCCAGCACCAGGGCCAGATCCACGCGATCTTCGTGCCGATCGGTGGCGGCGGACTCGCGGCGGGTGTCGCTGCGTACGTGAAATCGGTGCGCCCGGAGATCAAGGTGATCGGCGTGCAGACCGACGATTCGTGCGCGATGGCCGTCTCGCTGAAAGCGGGTGAACGCGTCACGCTGAGCGAAGTGGGTCTGTTCTCTGACGGCACTGCGGTAAAGCTGGTGGGTGAAGAAACCTTCCGCCTGTGCCGCGAATATCTCGACGACGTGCTGCTCGTGAACACCGACGCCCTCTGCGCCGCAATCAAGGACGTGTTCCAGGACACGCGCAGCGTGCTCGAACCCGCGGGCTCGCTCGCAGTGGCCGGCGCGAAACAATACGCCGAGCGTGAAGGCATCGAAAACCAGACGCTGATCGCGATCACGTCCGGCGCGAACATGAATTTCGATCGCATGCGTTTCGTCGCCGAGCGCGCCGAAGTCGGTGAAGCGCGCGAGGCGGTATTTGCTGTGACGATCCCCGAAGAGCGTGGCAGCTTCCGACGCTTCTGCGAACTGCTCGGCACGCGCAGCGTCACCGAATTCAACTACCGGATTGCGGATGCGAATTCCGCGCACATTTTCGTGGGCGTGCAGATCCGCAATCGCAGCGAATCGGCGCAGATCGCGGGCGCATTCGAGGCGCACGGCTTCGCGACGGTCGATCTAACCTTCGATGAACTCTCGAAGCAGCACATCCGCTACATGGTCGGCGGCCGCTCGCCACTCGCGCATAGCGAACGTCTGTTCCGTTTCGAGTTTCCCGAACGGCCGGGTGCGCTGATGAAATTCCTGTCGTCGATGGCGCCGAACTGGAATATCAGCCTGTTCCATTACCGCAACCAGGGCGCGGACTACAGCTCGATCCTGGTCGGCATTCAGGTGCCCGAAAGCGAGAACCCCACGTTCGACCAGTTTCTCGCCACGCTCGGTTATCCGAACTGGGAAGAGACGCGCAACCCGGTGTACCGCTTATTCCTCGCCTGA
- a CDS encoding 5'-nucleotidase yields the protein MALTLVDKLVVAISSRALFDFEEENRVYEDGNLQQYEALQRDRLTVPAKPGVAFPLIRKLLALNAGGHRVEVVILSRSDPISGLRAFHSCREHGLAIERGVFTRGRAPFGYLKPLNASLFLSANQDDVRDALAAGFPAARVLPESAKMASKYPDEIRIAFDGDAVLFSDEAERVFQKDGLRAFLGHEIHNKDLPLADGPLKPLLEALHRLQKLADEAAPMHIRTALVTARSAPAHERAIRTLMAWNIEIDEAMFLGGLDKSAFLREFEPDFFFDDQIGHCESARVVTATGHVLSGIVNAS from the coding sequence ATGGCTCTTACGCTTGTCGACAAACTGGTAGTGGCCATTTCGTCGCGCGCGCTGTTCGACTTCGAGGAAGAGAACCGCGTGTACGAGGACGGCAACCTTCAGCAGTATGAAGCGCTGCAGCGCGACCGGCTGACCGTGCCCGCCAAACCCGGCGTGGCGTTTCCGCTGATTCGCAAGCTGCTGGCGTTGAACGCGGGCGGGCATCGCGTGGAAGTGGTGATTTTGTCGCGCAGCGATCCGATCAGCGGATTGCGTGCGTTTCACTCGTGCCGCGAACATGGCCTCGCGATCGAGCGCGGCGTTTTTACTCGCGGGCGGGCGCCGTTCGGCTATCTGAAGCCGTTGAACGCGTCGCTGTTTCTGTCCGCGAATCAGGACGACGTGCGCGACGCGCTGGCCGCCGGATTTCCTGCCGCGCGCGTGTTGCCCGAATCGGCGAAAATGGCGAGCAAGTATCCGGATGAAATCCGCATTGCCTTCGACGGCGACGCGGTGCTGTTTTCCGATGAAGCCGAGCGCGTGTTCCAGAAAGACGGTTTGCGCGCCTTCCTCGGTCATGAGATTCACAACAAGGATCTGCCGCTCGCGGACGGTCCGTTGAAGCCGTTGCTCGAAGCGCTGCACCGGCTGCAAAAACTCGCGGATGAAGCTGCACCGATGCATATTCGTACGGCATTGGTGACGGCGCGCTCGGCGCCTGCGCATGAGCGAGCGATCCGCACTTTAATGGCGTGGAACATCGAAATCGACGAAGCGATGTTTCTCGGCGGCCTCGACAAGAGCGCATTTTTGCGCGAGTTCGAGCCCGACTTTTTCTTCGACGACCAAATTGGCCATTGCGAATCGGCCCGCGTCGTGACGGCGACGGGGCACGTGCTGAGTGGCATCGTGAACGCATCATGA
- the queF gene encoding NADPH-dependent 7-cyano-7-deazaguanine reductase QueF (Catalyzes the NADPH-dependent reduction of 7-cyano-7-deazaguanine (preQ0) to 7-aminomethyl-7-deazaguanine (preQ1) in queuosine biosynthesis), whose amino-acid sequence MTPEQSPLGKASTYTEQYDASLLFPIARKNAREAIGIGAQLPFFGTDIWNAYELSWLNARGKPQIAVATFFVPADSPNIVESKSFKLYLGSFAQTAFESMEVVRDTIKRDVSASCGATVSVHLTAPYEFGKLQMDEFEGLSLDRLDLDTDVYQPDASLLSAALDEAPVEETVFSNLLKSNCPVTGQPDWGTVQIHYVGPQIDHAGLLRYIISYRNHTGFHEQCVERIFIDVLKACKPVKLAVYARYTRRGGLDINPFRTNYNLPMPDNFRLARQ is encoded by the coding sequence ATGACACCCGAACAATCACCGCTGGGCAAGGCTTCCACTTACACCGAACAGTACGACGCTTCGTTGCTGTTTCCGATTGCGCGCAAGAATGCGCGTGAAGCGATCGGCATTGGCGCGCAGTTGCCGTTTTTCGGCACGGACATCTGGAACGCGTATGAGTTGTCGTGGCTGAATGCGCGCGGCAAGCCGCAGATCGCGGTAGCGACGTTCTTCGTGCCGGCGGATTCGCCGAATATCGTCGAGTCGAAGTCGTTCAAGCTGTATCTCGGCTCGTTTGCGCAGACGGCGTTTGAGTCGATGGAGGTGGTGCGCGATACGATCAAGCGGGATGTGTCTGCTTCATGCGGGGCGACTGTGTCGGTGCATCTGACGGCGCCGTATGAGTTCGGCAAGTTGCAGATGGACGAGTTTGAGGGTTTGTCGCTGGATCGGCTGGATCTGGATACCGATGTTTATCAGCCGGATGCTTCGTTGCTGAGTGCCGCGCTCGATGAGGCGCCGGTTGAGGAGACGGTGTTTTCCAATCTGCTGAAGTCGAATTGTCCGGTGACTGGGCAGCCGGATTGGGGCACGGTGCAGATTCATTATGTCGGGCCGCAGATCGATCATGCGGGGTTGTTGCGGTACATCATTTCTTATCGGAATCACACTGGGTTTCATGAGCAGTGTGTTGAGCGGATTTTTATCGATGTGCTGAAGGCTTGCAAGCCGGTCAAGCTCGCGGTGTATGCGCGCTATACGCGGCGTGGTGGGTTGGATATCAATCCGTTTCGGACTAACTATAATTTGCCGATGCCGGATAATTTTCGGTTGGCTCGGCAGTGA
- a CDS encoding RidA family protein, whose amino-acid sequence MKRYGVEGGKGTGGQHMPFARAVEADGWLFVSGQTPMENGEVINGGIVEQSHKAIQNVFAILKEAGYGAEDVVRCGVWLDDPRDFASFNKVFREYFGENPPARACVVSSMVIDCRVEVDCVAYKKPAG is encoded by the coding sequence ATGAAGCGTTATGGCGTTGAAGGCGGGAAGGGAACGGGTGGTCAACATATGCCGTTTGCTCGCGCGGTTGAAGCGGATGGCTGGCTGTTCGTTTCCGGACAGACGCCGATGGAGAATGGCGAAGTGATCAACGGCGGGATCGTGGAGCAATCGCACAAGGCGATTCAGAATGTGTTCGCGATTTTGAAGGAAGCCGGGTATGGGGCGGAGGATGTGGTCCGCTGTGGGGTGTGGCTCGACGATCCGCGTGACTTCGCTTCGTTCAACAAGGTGTTCCGCGAGTATTTCGGCGAGAATCCGCCGGCGCGGGCTTGTGTGGTTTCTTCAATGGTGATCGACTGTCGCGTTGAGGTGGACTGCGTTGCTTATAAGAAGCCTGCGGGTTGA